One Hordeum vulgare subsp. vulgare unplaced genomic scaffold, MorexV3_pseudomolecules_assembly, whole genome shotgun sequence genomic window carries:
- the LOC123423316 gene encoding photosystem I assembly protein Ycf3: MPRSRVNGNFIDKTFSIIANILLRIIPTTSGEKKAFTYYRDGMLAQSEGNYAEALQNYYEATRLEIDPYDRSYILYNIGLIHTSNGEHTKALEYYFRALERNPFLPQAFNNMAVICHYRGEQAILEGDSEIAEAWFDQAAEYWKQAIALTPGNYIEAQNWLKITKRFEFE; the protein is encoded by the exons ATGCCTAGATCCCGTGTAAATGGAAATTTCATTGATAAGACCTTCTCAATTATAGCCAATATTTTATTGCGAATAATTCCGACAACCTCAGGAGAAAAAAAGGCATTTACTTATTATAGAGATG GGATGTTGGCTCAATCCGAAGGAAATTATGCGGAAGCTTTGCAAAATTATTATGAAGCTACGCGACTAGAAATCGATCCCTATGATCGAAGTTATATACTCTATAACATAGGCCTTATACACACAAGCAATGGAGAGCATACAAAGGCTTTGGAATATTATTTCCGGGCACTAGAACGAAACCCCTTCTTACCGCAAGCTTTTAATAATATGGCCGTGATCTGTCATT ACCGAGGAGAACAGGCCATTCTAGAGGGTGATTCGGAAATTGCGGAAGCTTGGTTTGATCAAGCTGCTGAATATTGGAAACAAGCTATAGCGCTTACTCCGGGAAATTATATTGAAGCACAAAACTGGTTGAAGATTACGAAGCGCTTTGAATTTGAATAA